The following proteins come from a genomic window of Thiothrix winogradskyi:
- the prpB gene encoding methylisocitrate lyase, which yields MTANQNLSPGQKLRQAVKDHAPLQVVGAVTANSAIIAEKVGHKALYLSGGGVAASSLGIPDLGITTLHDVLEDAKRITAVTSAPLLVDVDTGWGGTFNIARATREMIQAGVAGFHIEDQVMQKRCGHRPNKAIVSLSEMVDRVKSAVDARTDASFVIMARTDALAVEGMQSAIDRAMACVEAGADMIFPEAMNKLEQYAEFTSVIKVPVLANITEFGATPLYTTAELSAVGVQLVLYPLSAFRAMCKAAENVYTHLLTEGTQKNVIDTMQTRMELYDTIGYHAFEQKLDQLFAEKGAE from the coding sequence ATGACAGCAAATCAAAATTTATCGCCCGGTCAAAAACTGCGTCAGGCAGTTAAAGATCACGCTCCCCTGCAAGTTGTTGGGGCGGTTACTGCCAACAGTGCCATCATTGCGGAAAAGGTTGGGCACAAAGCCCTGTACCTGTCCGGTGGCGGTGTGGCTGCTTCCTCATTAGGTATTCCTGACCTTGGTATCACTACTCTGCACGACGTGCTGGAAGATGCCAAGCGTATTACTGCCGTGACTTCTGCACCGCTGTTGGTCGACGTTGATACGGGCTGGGGCGGCACCTTTAACATTGCCCGCGCTACCCGTGAAATGATTCAAGCAGGTGTGGCGGGTTTCCACATCGAAGACCAAGTAATGCAAAAGCGTTGCGGTCATCGCCCCAACAAAGCGATTGTTAGCCTCTCCGAAATGGTGGATCGCGTGAAATCCGCCGTTGACGCACGTACCGATGCCAGCTTCGTCATTATGGCACGTACTGACGCATTGGCTGTTGAAGGGATGCAATCCGCGATCGACCGCGCGATGGCTTGCGTCGAAGCCGGTGCCGACATGATCTTCCCTGAAGCGATGAACAAACTGGAACAGTACGCAGAATTCACCAGCGTGATTAAAGTGCCGGTACTGGCAAACATCACCGAATTCGGTGCAACTCCACTGTATACCACGGCTGAACTGTCAGCGGTTGGCGTGCAATTGGTGCTGTACCCACTCAGCGCATTCCGCGCCATGTGCAAAGCGGCTGAAAACGTTTACACCCACCTGCTGACCGAAGGCACGCAAAAGAATGTGATCGACACCATGCAAACGCGCATGGAACTGTACGACACCATCGGCTATCACGCTTTTGAACAGAAGTTAGACCAGTTGTTTGCCGAAAAAGGCGCAGAGTAA
- the plsY gene encoding glycerol-3-phosphate 1-O-acyltransferase PlsY — MVYLLIALAYLLGSISAAIITCKLMGLPDPRTVGSNNPGATNVLRHGGKKAAAITLLGDGLKGLIPVLVGKALGVEETGLILIGIAAFLGHLYPVFYGFKGGKGVATAIGVFLGVNIWGGIAFVATWLVMAKGFKISSLAALIATALSPIYFWVLSDGNGWLTLGVLFMAIMIFWRHESNIRNLLSGKEDKIQSKEGAESVTNEE, encoded by the coding sequence ATGGTCTATTTGCTGATTGCACTGGCTTACCTGCTCGGTTCCATTTCTGCCGCCATCATTACCTGCAAACTGATGGGCTTACCTGACCCGCGCACGGTCGGTTCCAATAACCCCGGCGCGACCAATGTGTTGCGTCACGGCGGTAAAAAAGCCGCTGCAATTACCTTGCTCGGTGATGGTTTAAAAGGTTTGATTCCGGTTTTGGTCGGCAAAGCCTTGGGCGTGGAGGAGACGGGGTTAATCTTGATCGGTATCGCCGCGTTCTTGGGGCATCTATACCCCGTCTTTTATGGCTTTAAAGGCGGTAAAGGTGTTGCCACCGCTATCGGCGTATTCCTTGGCGTGAATATTTGGGGTGGCATAGCCTTCGTCGCCACATGGTTGGTCATGGCGAAAGGTTTCAAAATTTCCTCACTCGCCGCGCTGATTGCCACCGCACTCTCGCCGATCTACTTCTGGGTATTAAGTGATGGCAATGGCTGGTTGACCTTGGGCGTGTTATTCATGGCGATTATGATTTTCTGGCGGCACGAATCGAATATCCGCAACCTGCTATCGGGCAAGGAAGACAAGATTCAGTCCAAAGAAGGCGCGGAATCGGTGACAAATGAAGAGTGA
- the bioH gene encoding pimeloyl-ACP methyl ester esterase BioH, translated as MKLNIIEYSGQGKPLVLLHGWGMNSHVWQPLLPSLVQHAQVTCIDLPGHGANSHLPLGTLAEAVAQLAPHIPQDAIVMGWSLGGLIAQGLAHALPERIAALILIASTPKFVAENDWAHGVSPDLLALFGRSLQTDYLGTVKRFFALQFLSTKTDTRVVNALRERIMEYPANITALEEGLTILQTADFSQAPVTQPALWMLGKLDKLIPASLADALPEMSYQHIAVLGSAAHVPFVTHPELFMERVEAFLGGL; from the coding sequence TTGAAGCTAAACATTATTGAATATTCAGGGCAGGGCAAACCGTTAGTCCTGCTCCACGGCTGGGGCATGAATAGCCACGTCTGGCAACCACTATTGCCGAGCTTGGTGCAACATGCCCAAGTTACCTGCATTGACCTACCGGGGCATGGCGCAAACAGCCATTTACCGCTGGGAACATTGGCGGAAGCGGTGGCGCAACTTGCCCCACACATTCCGCAAGATGCGATCGTTATGGGTTGGTCACTCGGCGGACTCATTGCCCAAGGTTTGGCGCACGCTTTGCCTGAGCGGATTGCGGCGCTGATTTTGATTGCCAGCACGCCCAAATTCGTCGCAGAAAATGATTGGGCGCACGGCGTTTCCCCCGACCTATTGGCGCTGTTTGGTAGAAGTTTGCAAACCGATTACCTTGGCACGGTGAAACGTTTTTTCGCGTTGCAATTCCTCAGCACCAAAACCGATACCCGCGTGGTGAATGCTTTGCGTGAGCGTATTATGGAATACCCCGCCAACATTACCGCGCTGGAAGAGGGCTTAACCATCCTGCAAACTGCCGACTTTTCGCAAGCGCCCGTGACCCAGCCCGCGCTGTGGATGCTGGGCAAGCTCGACAAGCTGATACCCGCTTCTCTTGCTGATGCACTGCCTGAAATGAGTTATCAGCACATCGCCGTGTTAGGTAGTGCTGCGCATGTACCCTTCGTGACCCACCCTGAGCTTTTCATGGAACGTGTTGAGGCATTTCTAGGTGGGCTTTAA
- a CDS encoding NUDIX hydrolase: MSYVERIRACNNFESTHYRELLIDDKVYGQVQPDFGEHLAHWSEIFSVTDTQVVLNPELTDYAVRTEAVAPVLRSLHQQGVIDTWVAEAYPITHHFGGHAELEIERAATNFFGVKTFGIHVNGLVKTAQGIEVWVGTRSLDKPFWPGKLDQIVAGGQPVGLGLLENVIKESQEEANIPAELARQAQAIGTIPYRQEGWRGLDNSTIYVYDLWLPEDFVPENTDGEVIAFERMPLAEIARLTETTTEFKDNCNLVNIDLLLRMGMISPQHPEYATILNVLYTASHSKETKK, from the coding sequence ATGAGCTACGTTGAACGCATTCGTGCCTGCAATAATTTTGAATCGACCCATTACCGTGAACTGCTGATTGACGACAAGGTGTATGGGCAAGTGCAACCCGACTTTGGGGAACACTTGGCGCACTGGTCGGAGATTTTCAGTGTCACGGATACGCAGGTGGTGCTTAATCCCGAATTGACCGATTATGCCGTGCGCACCGAAGCCGTTGCGCCAGTGTTGCGGAGCTTGCATCAACAAGGCGTGATTGATACGTGGGTTGCCGAAGCCTACCCGATCACTCACCATTTTGGCGGTCATGCCGAGTTGGAAATCGAACGTGCCGCAACCAATTTTTTCGGGGTGAAAACGTTCGGCATTCACGTCAACGGTTTGGTGAAAACCGCTCAGGGCATTGAGGTTTGGGTCGGCACACGTTCACTGGATAAACCCTTCTGGCCGGGCAAGCTGGATCAAATAGTCGCAGGCGGGCAACCCGTGGGCTTGGGTTTGCTGGAAAACGTCATTAAAGAGTCACAAGAAGAAGCCAATATTCCCGCAGAACTGGCTCGGCAAGCGCAAGCGATTGGCACGATTCCCTACCGGCAGGAAGGTTGGCGCGGCTTGGACAATTCCACGATTTATGTGTATGACTTGTGGTTGCCAGAAGATTTTGTGCCGGAAAATACCGATGGTGAAGTGATTGCGTTTGAACGGATGCCCCTAGCCGAAATTGCGCGGCTGACGGAAACCACCACAGAATTCAAAGACAATTGCAATTTGGTAAATATTGATCTTTTATTGCGCATGGGGATGATTTCACCACAACATCCTGAATATGCTACTATTCTCAATGTGTTATACACTGCTAGTCATTCAAAAGAGACAAAAAAATGA
- a CDS encoding GntR family transcriptional regulator, producing the protein MLALHTPEGTLADVASTKLTQAIITGELLQGQKLNESDLAERYGIGRGPLREALRQLEGMRLVKRIPHAGARVVTLDREMMADLYAVREALEGMACRTAALRMTDAEIETLRVLLEKHAEQIEATDGQIYIQSEGDFDFHYQIALGSRNQMLIDLLAGELYQLLRMCRYRTSRLSSRTRPALQQHRHIVDALTARDGELAEILMRRHISGAWKSISQMMDEENDSKSKFIARSKTASGS; encoded by the coding sequence ATGTTAGCACTACACACACCAGAAGGGACACTTGCCGATGTAGCGTCAACCAAATTAACGCAAGCCATCATCACGGGTGAACTCCTTCAAGGACAAAAATTGAACGAATCCGATCTGGCGGAACGTTACGGCATCGGGCGCGGTCCGTTGCGCGAAGCCTTACGCCAGCTCGAAGGGATGCGCCTAGTCAAACGTATACCACATGCCGGGGCGCGTGTCGTTACGCTTGACCGCGAGATGATGGCGGATTTGTACGCCGTGCGTGAAGCACTTGAAGGCATGGCGTGCCGCACGGCAGCGTTACGCATGACGGACGCGGAAATTGAAACGCTGCGGGTACTGCTCGAAAAGCACGCCGAGCAAATCGAAGCCACCGACGGGCAGATTTACATCCAAAGCGAAGGCGATTTCGACTTTCATTACCAGATCGCACTGGGTAGCCGTAACCAGATGTTGATCGACCTGCTGGCAGGCGAGTTGTACCAATTGTTGCGCATGTGCCGTTACCGCACTAGCCGACTTTCAAGCCGTACTCGCCCTGCCCTGCAACAGCACCGCCATATCGTCGATGCGCTAACGGCGCGTGACGGCGAATTGGCGGAAATCCTCATGCGTCGTCATATCAGCGGCGCATGGAAAAGTATTAGTCAAATGATGGATGAGGAAAATGACAGCAAATCAAAATTTATCGCCCGGTCAAAAACTGCGTCAGGCAGTTAA
- a CDS encoding type II toxin-antitoxin system VapB family antitoxin, whose protein sequence is MRTNIVLDDTLVMEAFRLTGLKTKRELILQALKEMVENRQRLDLRELRGIGGFRHDYDHKALRAGEGKP, encoded by the coding sequence ATGCGCACAAATATTGTTCTTGATGATACACTGGTGATGGAAGCCTTTCGTCTGACTGGTCTCAAAACTAAGCGGGAATTGATCCTGCAAGCCCTGAAAGAAATGGTAGAAAATCGCCAACGCTTAGATTTACGTGAACTGAGAGGCATTGGTGGTTTCCGGCATGATTACGACCACAAAGCATTACGTGCTGGCGAGGGTAAGCCCTGA
- the recD gene encoding exodeoxyribonuclease V subunit alpha, translating into MLLAPPVSHPLDEQLASLLKRLDGSTQARDLAAVVRQVSAHTRDGVIAVPRVALPEVDWEALLHSPVVGREGDYKPLIVSDTHVWLYRYWHYEQRLAECIQTRMRDDTLMIISGGPGTGKTTRVTRLLADFISSGVTPARILLAAPTGKAAMRMQESIRHTRQRENITCAMPEQSSTLHRLLGFIPNRVGFRHGVHNPLAADVVIVDEASMIDISLMTHLFEAVPPSAKLILLGDKDQLASVETGSIFRDLCSGEALAAQMTLLQTSYRFNEADGVGQLAQAIREADEARLLAVLASTEFADVTLDESSAGLDAAWLRDGWQDYIAAVNGGAVEAIFNAFNALRILTPLRQGRQGVETLNGWVDGVMQRVLPTQAGAQRPWYVGRPVMVTQNDYRQNLFNGDIGIALPDVNGDLRVWFPMGEAGNYRAIAPIRLPAHETAWAMTIHKSQGSEFTRVLLVLPEMDDLPLLGRELLYTAVTRAKQGIHILASRATLGRALRQVTPPASQLQARLGAYIFTGRGDVT; encoded by the coding sequence ATGCTGTTAGCGCCACCGGTTTCGCACCCACTCGATGAGCAGCTTGCCAGTTTGCTGAAACGCTTGGACGGCAGCACTCAGGCGCGTGACCTAGCAGCGGTGGTGCGGCAAGTGAGTGCGCATACTCGCGATGGCGTGATTGCCGTGCCGCGTGTCGCGTTGCCGGAAGTGGATTGGGAAGCCTTGCTGCACTCTCCCGTCGTAGGGCGGGAGGGCGATTACAAACCCTTGATTGTGAGCGATACCCATGTCTGGCTGTATCGCTATTGGCATTATGAACAGCGCTTGGCGGAATGCATTCAAACGCGGATGCGTGATGACACGCTGATGATTATTTCCGGGGGACCGGGGACAGGTAAAACCACCAGAGTGACGCGCCTTCTGGCAGATTTCATTAGCAGTGGGGTGACACCAGCGCGGATTTTGCTGGCAGCACCGACGGGCAAAGCCGCCATGCGAATGCAGGAGTCGATTCGCCACACCCGTCAGCGCGAAAACATTACGTGCGCAATGCCGGAGCAATCCAGCACCTTGCACCGTTTGCTGGGTTTCATCCCCAATCGGGTCGGGTTTCGGCACGGGGTGCATAACCCCTTGGCAGCCGATGTGGTAATTGTGGATGAAGCGTCGATGATCGACATTTCCTTAATGACACATTTGTTTGAAGCCGTGCCGCCGTCAGCCAAGCTGATTTTGCTGGGCGATAAGGATCAATTGGCGTCGGTGGAAACGGGGTCGATTTTCCGCGATTTGTGCAGTGGGGAGGCGTTAGCCGCGCAGATGACGCTGTTGCAAACCAGCTACCGTTTCAACGAGGCGGATGGCGTGGGGCAATTGGCGCAGGCGATTCGTGAGGCGGATGAAGCGCGGTTGTTGGCGGTGTTGGCTTCCACCGAGTTTGCTGACGTGACCTTGGATGAATCGTCAGCGGGATTGGATGCGGCGTGGTTACGTGATGGCTGGCAGGATTATATCGCAGCGGTTAACGGCGGCGCGGTCGAGGCGATTTTCAACGCATTTAATGCGCTGCGTATTCTGACACCGTTGCGGCAAGGGCGGCAGGGTGTTGAAACCCTGAATGGTTGGGTCGATGGGGTGATGCAGCGGGTATTGCCTACCCAAGCGGGAGCACAACGCCCTTGGTACGTGGGGCGGCCTGTTATGGTGACGCAAAACGATTACCGCCAGAATTTGTTCAACGGTGATATTGGGATTGCCTTGCCGGATGTCAACGGTGATTTACGGGTGTGGTTTCCGATGGGGGAGGCGGGGAATTACCGTGCAATTGCACCGATCCGTTTGCCTGCGCATGAAACCGCGTGGGCGATGACCATTCACAAAAGCCAAGGTTCGGAATTTACGCGGGTGTTGCTGGTCTTGCCGGAGATGGATGATTTGCCCTTGTTAGGGCGCGAATTGCTGTATACCGCAGTGACTCGTGCCAAGCAGGGGATTCATATTCTGGCGAGTCGGGCGACGTTGGGGCGGGCATTACGGCAGGTAACGCCGCCCGCGTCACAGTTACAAGCGCGGCTAGGGGCTTATATTTTTACTGGAAGAGGAGATGTTACATGA
- the galU gene encoding UTP--glucose-1-phosphate uridylyltransferase GalU, translated as MNKHKVRKAVIPVAGLGTRMLPATKAIPKEMLPIVDKPLIQYVVNECVAAGIKEIVLVTHSSKNSIENHFDTSFELETMLEKRVKRQLLDEVRSICPRDVTIMHVRQGQAKGLGHAIMCAHPIVGNEPCAVVLPDVIIDDAASDLSKDNLAAMLDLYDETGYSQIMVEPVPMSKVSSYGIVDINGHTLAAGESVAMNAIVEKPAVNDAPSNLAVVGRYVLSPHTWGWLKRTPLGAGDEIQLTDTIGLLMREYQVNAFHITGKSHDCGSKMGYMMANIEYASRHTEIGKRFNAFLKEHVKTL; from the coding sequence ATGAATAAACATAAAGTCCGCAAGGCTGTGATTCCAGTAGCTGGTTTGGGTACACGTATGTTGCCTGCCACCAAAGCCATTCCCAAAGAAATGTTGCCGATTGTTGACAAACCCTTGATCCAATACGTCGTGAATGAATGCGTGGCGGCGGGTATCAAGGAAATCGTGCTGGTCACACATTCCAGTAAAAATTCCATCGAAAACCATTTCGACACCAGTTTTGAGTTGGAAACCATGCTGGAAAAGCGTGTCAAGCGTCAGCTATTGGATGAAGTGCGTTCGATTTGCCCGCGTGATGTGACCATCATGCATGTCCGTCAGGGGCAGGCGAAAGGTCTGGGACACGCGATTATGTGCGCCCACCCGATTGTGGGTAACGAACCGTGTGCGGTGGTGTTGCCGGATGTGATTATTGACGATGCAGCGAGCGATTTGAGCAAGGATAACCTTGCGGCGATGCTGGATTTGTACGATGAAACTGGCTACAGCCAAATCATGGTCGAACCTGTACCCATGAGCAAAGTGTCATCTTACGGTATTGTCGATATTAACGGGCATACCCTCGCGGCGGGCGAGTCGGTGGCAATGAATGCGATTGTCGAAAAGCCTGCGGTGAATGACGCGCCATCGAATTTGGCGGTGGTTGGGCGTTATGTATTGTCACCACATACCTGGGGTTGGCTGAAGCGCACGCCGTTGGGTGCCGGGGATGAAATTCAGCTCACGGACACCATCGGCTTATTGATGCGTGAATATCAGGTCAATGCTTTCCATATCACCGGCAAAAGCCACGACTGCGGTTCCAAAATGGGCTACATGATGGCGAATATTGAATACGCTTCACGTCACACGGAAATCGGCAAGCGTTTCAATGCGTTCCTCAAAGAGCATGTGAAAACGCTGTAA
- the pepN gene encoding aminopeptidase N yields the protein MREGQPKTVYLQDYTAPSYRVDALSLVFELGETATRVTSVANYRREAGVAANIPLELYGEALELLEIRLNGLPLQASDYHVTDTGMSIYNVSALCTLEIVTRIYPQKNTSLEGLYQTSGNFCTQCEAQGFRKITYYPDRPDVMTVFTTQILADKQKYPVLLSNGNLTGSGELADGRHWARWEDPFHKPAYLFALVAGDLQHVEDHYTTGSGRDVTLRIYTEAHNIDKCDHAMQSLKRAMLWDEQRFGLEYDLDIYMIVAVDDFNMGAMENKGLNVFNSKLVFASPATATDMDYVSIEAVIGHEYFHNWTGNRVTCRDWFQLSLKEGLTVFRDQEFTSDLHSRPVKRIEDVRLLRTNQFAEDASPMAHPIRPASYMEINNFYTVTVYEKGAEVVRMYQTLLGRDGFRKGMDLYFQRHDGQAVATENFLAAMADANGVDLSQFQRWYDQAGTPRVAVTMDYDAAAQTCSLHLRQSCPATPEAAEKLPFLIPVEVGFLFPSASLRERSSDSHEERDDERSLSEVEVSQVLRFTEAEQSFTFSNIPERPVPSLLRGFSAPVRLSYPYTTAELVFLMKHDSDAFNRWDAGQRLAMQTILSLLDAQQQQAAFGLEHEFISAYQAILTDNTLDHALRAEAMTLPSEADIAEVARPSDPEAIHTVREFIHATLAKALRLDLDALYADLHAQGQGDYSPDAVSIGRRSLKNVCLAYLGRIQDDGIYDDTCLQQYRNAGNMTDAMAALAVLSKIDCPQREEALQHFHDRWQHDSLVMDKWFGLQATSSLPDTLQQVQNLMQHPLFDIRNPNKVRALVGSFAMRNPLHFHAQDGSGYAFLKERVLELDAMNPQIASRMVRPLMNWRQYELTRSAAMKAQLEQLKAHSGLSGDVYEIVSKSLV from the coding sequence ATGAGAGAAGGTCAACCTAAAACGGTTTATTTACAAGACTATACCGCACCTAGCTACCGTGTGGATGCGTTGTCACTGGTCTTTGAATTGGGCGAAACAGCTACCCGCGTTACCAGTGTGGCAAATTATCGCCGTGAAGCAGGCGTTGCGGCAAATATCCCGCTGGAACTTTATGGCGAAGCGTTGGAATTGCTAGAAATCCGCTTGAATGGTTTGCCGCTGCAAGCCAGTGATTATCACGTCACGGATACCGGCATGAGCATTTACAATGTGTCGGCATTGTGTACGCTGGAAATCGTGACGCGCATTTACCCGCAGAAAAACACCTCGTTGGAAGGCTTGTACCAAACCAGCGGTAATTTCTGCACGCAATGCGAAGCGCAAGGTTTTCGCAAAATTACCTATTACCCCGACCGCCCGGATGTAATGACGGTGTTTACCACGCAGATTCTGGCGGATAAACAGAAATACCCAGTGCTGCTTTCCAACGGTAATCTGACCGGCAGCGGCGAGTTGGCGGATGGTCGGCATTGGGCGCGTTGGGAAGACCCGTTTCACAAACCCGCGTATTTATTCGCGCTGGTGGCGGGCGATTTGCAGCATGTGGAAGACCATTACACCACGGGTTCTGGGCGCGATGTGACTTTGCGCATCTATACCGAAGCGCACAATATCGACAAATGCGACCACGCCATGCAGTCGCTGAAACGGGCGATGCTCTGGGATGAACAGCGTTTTGGGCTGGAATACGACCTCGACATTTACATGATCGTGGCGGTCGATGATTTCAATATGGGCGCGATGGAAAACAAGGGCTTGAACGTGTTCAACTCCAAGTTGGTGTTTGCCAGCCCTGCCACCGCGACGGATATGGATTACGTCAGCATTGAAGCGGTGATCGGACACGAATATTTTCACAACTGGACGGGCAACCGCGTGACTTGCCGCGATTGGTTCCAATTGTCGCTGAAGGAAGGTTTGACCGTATTCCGTGATCAGGAATTCACCTCTGATTTGCATTCGCGCCCGGTGAAACGCATTGAAGACGTGCGTTTATTGCGTACCAATCAGTTTGCCGAAGATGCCAGCCCAATGGCACACCCGATTCGCCCCGCGTCTTACATGGAAATCAATAACTTCTACACCGTGACCGTTTATGAAAAAGGTGCGGAAGTGGTGCGCATGTACCAGACCTTGCTGGGGCGCGACGGTTTCCGCAAAGGCATGGATTTGTATTTTCAGCGCCATGACGGGCAAGCGGTGGCGACCGAAAACTTTTTGGCGGCAATGGCGGATGCCAATGGTGTCGATTTGAGCCAGTTCCAGCGTTGGTATGATCAGGCGGGTACGCCACGGGTGGCGGTGACGATGGATTACGATGCTGCCGCGCAAACGTGTAGCTTGCACTTGCGTCAGTCTTGTCCGGCGACACCGGAAGCGGCGGAGAAATTGCCGTTTTTGATTCCGGTGGAAGTTGGGTTTTTGTTCCCTTCGGCTTCGCTCAGGGAACGGAGCAGCGATTCACACGAGGAACGGGATGATGAGCGCTCATTGAGCGAAGTCGAAGTGAGCCAAGTGTTGCGCTTCACTGAAGCTGAGCAATCATTTACTTTTAGCAATATACCAGAGCGCCCCGTGCCTTCGTTGTTGCGCGGTTTTTCTGCTCCGGTACGCTTGAGCTACCCGTACACCACCGCCGAGTTGGTGTTTCTGATGAAGCATGACAGCGATGCTTTTAACCGTTGGGATGCGGGGCAACGCTTGGCGATGCAAACCATTCTGAGTTTACTGGATGCGCAGCAACAGCAAGCCGCTTTTGGGTTAGAACACGAATTCATCAGCGCGTATCAGGCGATTCTCACCGATAACACCTTGGATCATGCCTTGCGTGCCGAAGCCATGACGCTACCCTCTGAGGCGGACATCGCAGAAGTGGCACGTCCCTCTGACCCCGAAGCGATTCACACCGTGCGCGAATTCATCCACGCGACCTTGGCGAAGGCTTTGCGTTTGGATCTGGATGCGCTGTATGCCGACTTGCACGCGCAAGGGCAGGGCGACTATTCCCCCGATGCAGTGAGCATTGGGCGGCGCAGCTTGAAAAATGTCTGTTTGGCGTATTTGGGGCGGATTCAGGATGACGGTATTTACGACGACACCTGCCTCCAGCAATACCGTAACGCGGGCAATATGACCGATGCAATGGCAGCACTGGCAGTGCTTAGCAAAATCGACTGCCCGCAACGTGAAGAAGCGTTACAACATTTCCATGACCGTTGGCAACACGACTCGTTGGTGATGGACAAATGGTTTGGGTTGCAAGCCACTTCGTCGTTACCCGATACGCTGCAACAAGTGCAAAACTTGATGCAACATCCGCTGTTCGACATCCGCAACCCCAACAAAGTCCGTGCGTTGGTAGGCAGTTTCGCCATGCGCAACCCATTACATTTCCATGCACAAGACGGCAGTGGCTACGCATTCCTCAAAGAGCGTGTCTTGGAATTGGATGCGATGAACCCGCAAATCGCCTCACGCATGGTGCGCCCACTCATGAACTGGCGGCAGTACGAGCTGACCCGCAGCGCCGCAATGAAAGCCCAACTGGAACAGCTTAAAGCACACAGCGGTTTGTCAGGCGATGTGTATGAAATCGTGAGCAAGAGTCTGGTATGA
- the bioC gene encoding malonyl-ACP O-methyltransferase BioC yields the protein MRSDTNPHLLDKRKTRQGFERAAHTYDANAVLQREIGERLLERLDFIKMQPETVLDLGCGTGAISEHLLKRYKKARIIGVDLAVNMVQKTRQRGGWFRKPQGVCADANHLPFQPQCADMLLSNLMLQWCNDLPAVFGEWVQVLKPNGLLMFATFGPDTLKELRASWGRVDGFTHASQFVDMHDVGDALLQAGFRDPVVDMETITLTYTDVRGLLRDLKGIGANNATQGRNHGLTGKAHLQAFLQAYEYFRQENGLYPATYEVVYGHAWAPTLLPSKLPEKFIPIMRSKS from the coding sequence ATGCGCTCTGATACGAACCCCCATTTGCTGGATAAGCGTAAAACCCGCCAAGGTTTTGAACGCGCCGCGCACACTTACGACGCGAATGCGGTGTTGCAGCGTGAAATCGGTGAGCGTCTGTTGGAACGTTTGGATTTCATCAAAATGCAGCCGGAAACCGTCCTCGACCTCGGTTGCGGCACGGGGGCAATCAGCGAACATTTACTCAAGCGTTACAAAAAAGCTCGCATTATCGGCGTCGATCTCGCCGTTAATATGGTGCAAAAAACCCGGCAACGCGGCGGTTGGTTTCGCAAGCCACAAGGCGTGTGTGCCGATGCCAATCACCTGCCATTCCAGCCGCAATGCGCGGATATGTTGCTCTCCAACCTCATGCTGCAATGGTGCAACGACTTGCCAGCGGTATTCGGCGAATGGGTGCAAGTGCTGAAACCGAACGGTTTGCTGATGTTTGCCACCTTCGGCCCCGATACCCTGAAAGAATTACGCGCCAGTTGGGGCAGGGTGGATGGCTTCACCCATGCCAGCCAATTTGTGGATATGCACGACGTGGGCGATGCGCTGTTGCAGGCCGGTTTTCGCGATCCGGTGGTGGATATGGAAACCATCACGCTGACCTACACCGATGTGCGCGGTTTATTGCGTGACTTGAAAGGCATCGGCGCAAACAATGCCACTCAGGGGCGCAATCACGGCTTGACGGGCAAAGCACATTTACAGGCTTTTTTGCAGGCTTACGAATACTTTCGTCAGGAAAATGGGCTTTATCCTGCCACCTACGAAGTGGTGTATGGTCACGCTTGGGCACCGACGTTGTTGCCCAGCAAACTACCCGAAAAATTCATTCCGATTATGAGGAGTAAGTCATGA
- a CDS encoding CDGSH iron-sulfur domain-containing protein has translation MSDPVIAQKKPCVVELEADKSYWWCTCGRSANQPFCDGSHKGTDFTPMEFTVPESKKYGLCACKHTQKAPFCDATHRNLD, from the coding sequence ATGAGTGACCCCGTTATTGCGCAGAAAAAACCGTGTGTGGTGGAGCTGGAAGCTGACAAAAGCTATTGGTGGTGTACCTGCGGACGTTCGGCTAATCAGCCATTCTGCGACGGCTCGCACAAGGGGACGGATTTTACCCCAATGGAATTTACCGTGCCGGAAAGCAAGAAGTACGGGTTATGTGCGTGCAAGCATACCCAGAAAGCACCATTCTGTGATGCCACGCATCGTAATTTGGATTAA